One genomic window of Leptospira perdikensis includes the following:
- a CDS encoding prepilin peptidase — MEESIWLSLWTLSTYGILFFLGASLASFYTTLAERILTFCYGKKRKEASGFKRWKIIFTKPSHCTSCGHLVKKNHLTPIIGWFLTKGKCNSCETRLPKLYPLTEFLFGLVAIFVFFVSEDILGTIFLLFLFGHLLISMMTDVAKFSLDYENLPFLIGFGFLSNYFLFGEVANIESLWVFLGFLGFYLLIYLLFRGGTGLGDVLFSPTFAAIAGNPFWILYFNSAYLLAVGFSYLLRKKGEPLKGKKIPMGLYFSLGLFFTYFAKLLIHYYNWEGFPIYGTIE; from the coding sequence ATGGAAGAATCGATTTGGTTATCTCTTTGGACCCTCTCGACCTATGGAATCCTATTTTTTTTGGGAGCAAGTCTCGCTAGTTTTTATACAACCCTTGCGGAACGAATCCTGACTTTTTGTTATGGTAAAAAAAGAAAGGAAGCTAGCGGCTTCAAACGCTGGAAAATCATTTTCACAAAACCAAGCCATTGCACGTCATGTGGGCATTTGGTGAAAAAAAACCACCTCACACCCATTATTGGTTGGTTTTTAACAAAAGGAAAATGTAACTCTTGTGAAACTAGACTTCCCAAACTCTATCCACTTACAGAATTTCTTTTTGGGCTCGTTGCCATCTTTGTATTTTTTGTTTCCGAAGATATTCTTGGAACCATATTTCTTCTGTTTTTGTTTGGGCATCTACTCATTTCCATGATGACAGATGTGGCAAAATTTTCCCTCGATTATGAAAACCTTCCCTTCCTCATCGGATTTGGATTTCTTTCCAACTACTTCCTATTTGGTGAAGTGGCAAATATTGAATCGCTTTGGGTCTTTTTAGGATTTTTAGGTTTTTATCTTTTGATTTATCTTTTGTTCCGAGGTGGCACAGGCCTTGGTGATGTCCTCTTTTCTCCTACTTTCGCTGCCATTGCCGGAAATCCTTTTTGGATTTTGTATTTTAATTCTGCTTATTTACTCGCCGTCGGATTTAGTTATCTTTTACGAAAAAAGGGTGAACCCTTAAAGGGGAAAAAAATTCCTATGGGTTTGTATTTTTCCCTCGGGTTATTTTTCACTTATTTCGCGAAGTTACTCATCCACTACTACAACTGGGAGGGATTTCCAATCTATGGAACCATTGAATGA
- the pdxH gene encoding pyridoxamine 5'-phosphate oxidase: MNELPHMRKLYTRSVLSEETAGSDPLELFRLWFSEAKEEGELEPNAMSLATVNKAGQPSIRIVLLKGLIRDEFQFFTNYDSDKGKDITENHHVALNFFWPKLERQIRIEGQAARISKEESETYFAVRPRESQIGALASNQSSVVPSREFLEEKFASLSKEWEGIKIPKPENWGGYSVFPTKIEFWQGRVGRLHDRISFERIESSWKRSRLSP; this comes from the coding sequence TTGAATGAATTACCACATATGAGAAAACTCTACACTCGTTCTGTTTTATCCGAAGAAACTGCGGGTTCTGACCCATTAGAATTATTTCGCCTTTGGTTTTCGGAAGCAAAAGAAGAAGGAGAACTAGAACCAAATGCGATGAGCCTTGCAACAGTAAACAAAGCGGGCCAACCTTCGATTCGGATCGTTTTACTCAAAGGCCTAATCCGTGATGAGTTTCAGTTTTTTACCAATTATGATTCGGACAAAGGTAAAGACATAACAGAGAACCATCATGTGGCTCTGAATTTCTTTTGGCCAAAACTCGAAAGACAAATCAGAATCGAAGGACAGGCGGCGCGCATTTCCAAAGAAGAATCAGAAACTTATTTTGCCGTCAGACCAAGAGAATCCCAAATCGGAGCACTCGCATCAAATCAAAGTTCGGTGGTGCCATCTAGAGAATTTTTAGAAGAGAAGTTTGCCTCTCTCTCAAAAGAATGGGAAGGAATAAAAATTCCTAAACCTGAAAACTGGGGTGGGTATTCTGTTTTCCCTACCAAAATCGAGTTTTGGCAAGGAAGGGTGGGAAGGTTACATGATCGGATTTCTTTTGAAAGGATCGAATCTAGTTGGAAACGAAGTCGTTTATCTCCGTAA